From a single Bacteroidota bacterium genomic region:
- the kbl gene encoding glycine C-acetyltransferase, with protein MYGKMKEHLQKELHEIKEAGLFKNERIIVSPQGAPISLNTGQEVLNFCANNYLGLSNHPRLVKASKEVLDSHGFGMSSVRFICGTQDIHKTLEKKIADFFGTEDTILYAACFDANGGVFEPLFTAEDAIISDSLNHASIIDGVRLCKAQRFRYENADMADLEEKLKEASQTARFKIIVTDGVFSMDGNVAPMDKINELAKKYDALIMVDECHSAGVVGKTGRGVTELFNIRGEVDIITGTLGKAFGGGIGGFTTGRKEIIELLRQRSRPYLFSNSLIPAAVGAGIEMFDMMTETNELQDKLHWNTEYFMEKMKAAGFDIKPSKSAICAVMLYDAKLSQEMAAKLLDEGIYVIGFYYPVVPKGLARIRVQLSAAHEKEHLDKCIAGFTKVGKELGVIK; from the coding sequence ATGTACGGAAAAATGAAGGAGCATCTCCAGAAGGAGTTGCATGAAATTAAGGAAGCCGGTCTCTTTAAAAATGAGCGGATCATCGTATCACCCCAGGGTGCCCCCATCAGCCTGAATACCGGGCAGGAAGTCCTGAATTTTTGTGCCAACAATTACCTTGGACTTTCAAATCACCCCAGGCTTGTCAAAGCTTCGAAGGAAGTTCTTGATTCTCATGGTTTCGGTATGTCGTCAGTAAGGTTCATCTGTGGTACACAGGATATTCACAAGACTCTTGAGAAAAAGATCGCCGACTTTTTCGGAACAGAAGACACCATCCTGTATGCTGCCTGTTTTGATGCTAACGGTGGTGTTTTTGAGCCCTTGTTCACAGCTGAGGATGCCATCATATCCGATTCTTTGAATCATGCTTCCATCATCGATGGAGTAAGACTTTGCAAGGCTCAGCGTTTCCGTTATGAGAACGCCGATATGGCTGACCTGGAAGAAAAGCTGAAAGAAGCTTCCCAGACTGCAAGATTCAAGATTATCGTCACCGACGGTGTTTTCTCCATGGACGGTAATGTAGCCCCGATGGATAAAATTAACGAGTTAGCCAAGAAATACGATGCTCTCATCATGGTCGACGAATGCCATTCAGCCGGTGTTGTTGGTAAGACCGGACGCGGTGTCACCGAATTGTTCAATATTCGCGGCGAAGTGGATATCATTACCGGAACCCTTGGTAAAGCCTTTGGTGGTGGTATCGGTGGTTTCACTACCGGCCGTAAGGAGATCATCGAACTGCTCCGTCAGCGCTCCAGACCTTATCTGTTCTCCAACTCCCTCATCCCTGCCGCTGTCGGCGCCGGTATCGAAATGTTCGATATGATGACGGAAACCAACGAACTGCAGGATAAACTGCACTGGAATACCGAATATTTCATGGAAAAGATGAAGGCAGCAGGATTCGACATCAAACCTTCGAAATCTGCTATTTGCGCAGTTATGCTTTACGATGCAAAGCTTTCACAGGAAATGGCCGCAAAACTCCTCGATGAAGGTATTTACGTCATCGGATTCTATTATCCCGTTGTACCCAAGGGATTGGCACGTATCCGCGTTCAGCTCAGCGCTGCACATGAGAAAGAACATCTTGATAAATGTATCGCCGGTTTTACCAAAGTGGGCAAGGAGCTTGGCGTTATCAAATAA
- the cysS gene encoding cysteine--tRNA ligase, with protein MQNNLQVYNSLSRKKEAFEPINPPFVGMYVCGPTVYGEGHLGHARPAITFDLIFRYLKHLGYKVRYVRNITDVGHLENDADAGEDKIGKKARLEELEPMEVVQYYTNSYHHNMDQLNVLSPSIEPHASGHIIEQIEMVKAILEKGYAYEKNGSVYFDIEKYNNDHQYGILSGRKVDELLAFTRELEGQEEKKNSADFALWKKATPEHIMRWPSPWSNGYPGWHLECSTMGTKYLGEVFDIHGGGMDLLFPHHESEIAQSVAANGKMPVKYWLHNNMVTINGQKMGKSLGNAVSLNQFFSGDHPLLVKAYSPMTIRFFMLQAQYRSTLDFSNEALQASEKGLEKLMNASQTLKKLNASDKSTENIALLEKQCYDAMDDDFNSPVLISHLFNAVRIINSVNDGKASLNAEDLKKLTGLYNTFVFDILGLKREEEGGSDDMLTAKLIDTMLSLRQEAKKNKDFATSDRIRDALAELGVVVKDTKEGAVWERK; from the coding sequence ATGCAAAATAATCTACAGGTCTATAATTCATTATCCAGGAAAAAGGAAGCCTTCGAACCCATTAACCCTCCCTTTGTCGGCATGTATGTGTGCGGTCCGACCGTTTACGGGGAAGGCCACCTGGGGCACGCCCGCCCGGCCATTACCTTCGACCTTATCTTCCGCTATCTGAAGCACCTTGGATATAAAGTTAGATATGTGAGGAATATTACCGATGTTGGCCACCTGGAAAATGATGCCGATGCCGGCGAAGACAAGATCGGCAAAAAAGCCCGGCTGGAAGAACTGGAGCCCATGGAAGTAGTTCAGTATTATACCAATAGCTACCATCACAATATGGACCAGCTGAACGTGCTTTCCCCCAGCATAGAACCTCACGCCTCCGGCCATATCATCGAACAGATAGAAATGGTCAAAGCCATCCTGGAAAAAGGATATGCCTACGAGAAAAACGGCTCGGTTTATTTTGATATTGAAAAATATAATAACGACCATCAATACGGGATACTGTCAGGAAGAAAAGTAGATGAACTGCTCGCTTTTACCCGTGAACTGGAAGGACAGGAAGAAAAGAAGAACAGCGCCGATTTTGCGCTCTGGAAAAAGGCTACACCGGAACATATCATGCGCTGGCCTTCCCCATGGAGCAACGGCTATCCCGGCTGGCACCTCGAATGCTCCACCATGGGGACCAAATACCTGGGAGAAGTTTTTGATATCCACGGTGGTGGTATGGATCTGCTCTTCCCCCACCATGAATCGGAAATTGCACAATCGGTTGCTGCCAACGGTAAAATGCCGGTGAAATACTGGCTGCACAATAATATGGTCACCATCAACGGGCAGAAGATGGGAAAATCACTCGGAAACGCTGTATCTCTCAACCAGTTCTTCAGCGGTGATCATCCTCTCCTGGTGAAAGCATACAGCCCCATGACCATCCGCTTTTTTATGCTGCAGGCACAATATCGCAGTACGCTTGACTTCTCCAACGAAGCCCTGCAAGCCTCCGAAAAAGGCCTTGAAAAATTGATGAATGCATCACAAACACTGAAAAAGCTGAATGCTTCCGATAAAAGCACGGAAAACATCGCCCTCCTGGAAAAACAATGCTACGATGCCATGGACGACGACTTCAACAGCCCCGTCCTGATATCACACTTATTTAACGCCGTTAGAATTATTAACAGTGTTAATGATGGCAAAGCATCTCTTAACGCGGAAGACCTTAAAAAGCTGACCGGTCTTTACAATACTTTCGTATTCGACATCCTTGGACTCAAGCGGGAAGAGGAGGGAGGCAGTGATGATATGCTTACGGCAAAACTGATTGATACCATGCTTTCTCTCCGTCAGGAAGCGAAGAAGAATAAGGACTTTGCTACTTCTGACAGGATAAGGGATGCGCTGGCAGAGCTGGGAGTTGTGGTGAAAGATACGAAGGAAGGAGCGGTTTGGGAGAGGAAATGA
- a CDS encoding four helix bundle protein — protein sequence MNRNSFENRLLEFVSRVIRLTKGIPMSQEKNIITNQIVRSSISVALNYAESGSAESRKDFIHKLRISLKEMRETHMALKIIIGSFEIKDIEEMDFLLKESNEIISILVSSINTATKNMTTRIS from the coding sequence ATGAATCGAAATTCATTTGAAAATCGCCTTTTGGAGTTTGTTTCCCGGGTAATCCGGTTGACAAAGGGAATTCCCATGTCCCAGGAGAAAAATATTATTACAAATCAGATCGTTAGATCCAGTATTTCCGTTGCCCTGAATTATGCAGAATCGGGCAGTGCAGAATCCCGAAAGGATTTCATTCATAAACTTAGAATAAGTTTAAAAGAAATGAGAGAAACCCATATGGCTTTGAAAATCATCATTGGATCATTTGAAATAAAAGATATAGAAGAAATGGATTTTCTTCTAAAAGAAAGCAATGAAATAATATCTATACTTGTATCCAGTATCAATACCGCAACAAAAAACATGACAACTAGAATATCGTAA
- a CDS encoding tyrosine--tRNA ligase codes for MNFIDELRWRGMIHDMIPGTEEQLNKEMTAGYIGFDPTADSLHIGSLATIMLLVHFQRHGHKPVVLVGGATGMVGDPSGKSQERNLLDAETLQINLAGQTKQLKKFLDFNCGESSAVVVNNYDWFKDYKFLDFIRDIGKHITINYMMSKDSVQKRLETGLSFTEFSYQLVQGYDFLYLYENLNCKLQMGGSDQWGNITTGNELIRRMKGGEAYALTTPLVTKADGGKFGKTESGNVWLDPERTSPYAFYQFWLNVSDEDAERYIKIFTLFSQEEIEEITLRHKEAPHLRELQKALAKDITIRVHSEEEYLAAVEASEILFGKGTTDTLKKLDERTLLSIFDGVPQSQVSREEILSGIPLVDFLTEKTNIFPSKGEARRMLKDNGVSVNKTKVQEDFVVSKNDLLNDKYILVQKGKKNYYLIVSK; via the coding sequence ATGAATTTTATTGATGAACTACGTTGGCGGGGGATGATCCATGATATGATCCCGGGCACGGAAGAACAGCTTAACAAGGAAATGACCGCAGGATACATCGGGTTTGACCCTACGGCAGACTCACTGCATATCGGAAGTCTGGCCACCATCATGCTGCTTGTACATTTTCAGCGGCACGGTCACAAACCGGTGGTATTGGTAGGCGGAGCGACAGGTATGGTCGGGGATCCTTCAGGTAAATCACAGGAAAGGAACCTTTTGGATGCGGAAACGCTGCAGATAAACCTGGCGGGACAAACAAAACAACTGAAGAAATTCCTGGATTTTAATTGCGGGGAAAGCTCTGCTGTGGTAGTCAATAATTACGACTGGTTCAAAGATTACAAATTCCTGGATTTTATTCGTGACATTGGCAAGCATATCACGATCAATTACATGATGTCGAAAGACTCGGTGCAGAAAAGGCTGGAAACCGGGCTTTCCTTCACCGAATTTTCTTATCAGCTGGTTCAGGGCTATGATTTCCTGTATTTATATGAGAATCTGAACTGCAAGTTGCAGATGGGCGGATCGGATCAATGGGGCAATATCACAACCGGAAATGAATTGATACGCAGGATGAAGGGTGGGGAAGCCTATGCACTGACCACTCCGTTGGTCACCAAAGCCGATGGCGGCAAATTCGGAAAAACAGAATCGGGCAACGTTTGGCTTGACCCCGAAAGGACATCTCCATATGCTTTTTATCAGTTCTGGCTAAACGTTTCCGATGAAGATGCCGAAAGGTATATCAAAATCTTCACCTTGTTTAGCCAGGAAGAGATCGAAGAGATCACCCTCAGGCATAAAGAAGCGCCGCATCTGCGGGAGCTTCAGAAGGCACTGGCCAAAGATATCACCATCCGCGTGCATTCGGAAGAAGAATACCTTGCTGCCGTTGAAGCATCGGAAATATTATTCGGTAAAGGCACCACCGACACCTTGAAGAAACTGGATGAACGTACCCTGCTCAGCATCTTCGATGGGGTGCCCCAAAGCCAGGTTTCCAGGGAAGAGATCCTTTCAGGAATACCACTTGTCGATTTCCTCACCGAAAAAACCAACATCTTTCCTTCCAAAGGTGAAGCCAGAAGAATGCTGAAAGACAACGGGGTTTCAGTCAACAAAACCAAAGTTCAGGAAGATTTCGTGGTTTCCAAAAACGACCTGCTGAATGACAAATACATACTGGTTCAAAAGGGGAAGAAGAATTATTATTTAATAGTAAGCAAATAG
- a CDS encoding NAD-dependent epimerase/dehydratase family protein, which yields MNLVTGGTGLVGSHLLLELARKNIPVRAIFRDPEKIELARKVFEAYEDPGMELFGRIQWVKGDILDVPSLEDAMVDVDHVYHAAGVVSFHPKGRAMMMKINVEGTANVVNVALAGNVKKLCHVSSIAALGRAENDGMVDEHTEWKTSRENSYYAISKYGAEREVWRGMEEGLDANIVNPSIILGFAQPDQGSTQMFETAWNGLKYYTLGVNGYVDARDVSRAMRLLMESDIRNERFILNAANLTYQELFNIMADVMGKKRPSIKVNKFMSEVSWRAEKVKSLITGKSPLITRETARTAMTTYRYSSDKICERIGFEFTDIDQTIRELYQLFKKYYFK from the coding sequence ATGAATCTGGTTACAGGAGGAACGGGGCTTGTAGGATCTCATCTCTTGCTGGAACTGGCCAGGAAAAATATCCCGGTCAGGGCCATCTTCAGAGATCCTGAAAAAATTGAGCTTGCCAGGAAGGTTTTTGAAGCTTATGAAGACCCTGGAATGGAGTTGTTCGGCCGCATCCAATGGGTGAAAGGCGATATCCTGGATGTTCCTTCCCTGGAAGATGCCATGGTTGATGTTGACCATGTTTATCATGCCGCCGGTGTGGTTTCTTTTCATCCTAAGGGAAGGGCCATGATGATGAAAATCAACGTTGAAGGTACTGCCAACGTCGTGAATGTAGCCCTGGCCGGTAATGTAAAAAAACTGTGCCATGTAAGTTCCATCGCCGCCCTGGGAAGGGCAGAAAACGATGGAATGGTAGATGAACACACCGAATGGAAAACCTCCCGTGAAAATTCCTATTATGCCATCAGCAAGTATGGCGCGGAAAGAGAAGTATGGCGGGGCATGGAGGAAGGTCTGGATGCGAATATCGTGAATCCCTCCATCATCCTGGGTTTTGCACAACCCGACCAGGGTAGCACACAGATGTTTGAGACCGCCTGGAATGGACTGAAATACTATACCCTGGGCGTAAACGGATATGTGGATGCAAGAGATGTGTCGCGGGCTATGCGCTTGCTGATGGAAAGCGATATCCGCAATGAACGCTTCATCCTGAATGCCGCCAACCTGACTTACCAGGAACTCTTTAACATCATGGCTGATGTGATGGGAAAGAAAAGACCTTCCATAAAGGTGAACAAGTTCATGAGTGAGGTATCCTGGAGGGCGGAAAAAGTGAAAAGCCTTATCACAGGCAAATCCCCCCTTATCACCCGCGAAACAGCCAGAACGGCCATGACTACCTACCGGTATTCAAGTGATAAGATCTGTGAAAGGATTGGATTTGAGTTCACCGACATTGATCAAACAATCCGGGAACTTTATCAGCTTTTTAAAAAGTATTATTTCAAATAA
- a CDS encoding flavodoxin — protein sequence MKKTALIYWPKKGNVENAANKIVEQFEGHPIDLFTITQVDVESLTGYDLIIVGGSTVGADNWEDTHKTRWIDFFQKLGKIHLHGQKVAIYGLGDQVLYPDHFVDGIAAIREEFARHHVDFIGYWPVKGYDFTGSRSAEGDHFLGLALDNDQQPELTNERILSWVKQIKKEAGF from the coding sequence ATGAAAAAGACAGCATTGATCTACTGGCCAAAGAAGGGAAACGTTGAAAATGCAGCCAACAAAATAGTTGAACAGTTTGAAGGTCATCCAATTGACTTGTTTACCATAACCCAGGTTGATGTGGAATCACTGACCGGATATGATCTTATCATTGTTGGTGGCTCAACCGTCGGCGCCGACAACTGGGAAGACACTCATAAGACCCGCTGGATCGATTTTTTCCAAAAACTTGGGAAGATACACCTTCACGGACAAAAGGTTGCCATCTACGGTCTGGGCGACCAGGTTTTGTATCCTGATCATTTTGTCGACGGCATTGCCGCTATCCGTGAGGAGTTTGCCCGACACCACGTTGATTTCATAGGTTACTGGCCTGTTAAAGGCTATGATTTCACAGGATCACGTTCGGCAGAAGGAGATCATTTCCTGGGACTGGCCCTCGACAACGACCAGCAACCCGAGCTTACGAATGAACGCATTCTTTCCTGGGTAAAACAAATTAAGAAAGAAGCCGGATTTTAA